Proteins from a genomic interval of Lacticaseibacillus pabuli:
- the rsmG gene encoding 16S rRNA (guanine(527)-N(7))-methyltransferase RsmG, with protein sequence MTPDEFAAALAAKGITLTDQQRAQFADYYSYLVSENEKMNLTAITDEGDVYLKHFYDSVTPLIELPELRTASVTLCDVGAGAGFPSLPMKILNPELKITIVDSLQKRIDFLDRLCKKLGLTNVELVHDRAETFAGKKSPYRERFDLVTARAVASLPVLAELCLPLVKIGGQFIALKAAQAENELSAAAPALKLLGGQLQHDYEFTLPVLDESRHLLQIDKIAATPKKYPRKPGTPNKQPIGG encoded by the coding sequence ATGACGCCAGATGAGTTTGCCGCAGCACTCGCTGCCAAGGGAATCACACTGACTGATCAGCAGCGCGCGCAATTTGCGGACTACTACAGCTACTTGGTCAGCGAAAACGAAAAAATGAACCTGACTGCCATCACGGACGAAGGGGATGTCTACCTCAAGCACTTCTACGACTCCGTGACGCCGCTCATTGAACTGCCAGAGCTGCGGACGGCAAGTGTGACGCTCTGCGACGTTGGTGCAGGTGCGGGGTTCCCATCGCTACCGATGAAGATTCTGAACCCAGAACTTAAGATCACCATTGTTGACTCCTTGCAAAAGCGCATCGACTTCTTGGACCGTCTGTGCAAAAAGCTCGGTCTCACCAACGTCGAGCTGGTCCATGACCGCGCTGAAACCTTTGCGGGTAAGAAGTCTCCTTATCGTGAACGCTTTGATTTGGTCACTGCCCGCGCCGTCGCATCATTGCCCGTCTTGGCGGAACTGTGCCTGCCACTCGTCAAAATTGGCGGTCAGTTCATTGCGCTCAAGGCGGCGCAAGCTGAGAACGAACTATCGGCAGCCGCACCAGCCTTGAAGTTATTGGGCGGCCAGTTGCAACATGACTACGAATTCACCTTGCCCGTGCTGGACGAGTCGCGGCACCTCCTGCAAATCGATAAGATTGCGGCGACGCCGAAGAAGTACCCACGCAAGCCGGGCACACCGAATAAACAACCAATTGGAGGTTAA
- a CDS encoding type 1 glutamine amidotransferase: MADVIKIAYLYEDLMNTYGDSGDVKILRYLLNSRDYEVQVDNISLGHSFNAMDYDFVFFGGGQDYEQTVVAKDLPRLHDTLHEYIEAGNPLLAICGGYQFLGSEYKMSDGTTIQCLNLLPLHTVFRPESRMIGDTEYETEWGTVRAFENHSGCTYFDDKDQLKPLGKMVEGFGNNPEEGYEGMRYKQTFGSYSHGPILRNRNIAEAFADMIVARHKDRVGVAVTA, encoded by the coding sequence ATGGCTGATGTAATTAAGATTGCTTACCTATATGAAGATCTGATGAACACGTATGGTGATAGCGGTGACGTGAAGATTTTGCGCTACTTGCTGAACAGCCGTGATTATGAGGTACAAGTTGATAACATCAGCTTGGGCCACAGTTTTAACGCAATGGACTACGACTTTGTCTTCTTCGGTGGCGGTCAGGACTACGAGCAGACAGTGGTCGCTAAGGACTTGCCACGTTTGCATGACACGCTGCACGAATACATCGAAGCGGGTAATCCATTGCTGGCTATCTGTGGTGGCTACCAATTTTTGGGCAGCGAGTACAAGATGAGCGATGGCACGACCATCCAATGCTTGAACCTGTTGCCACTCCACACCGTGTTCCGTCCAGAGTCCCGTATGATTGGGGATACGGAATACGAAACGGAGTGGGGGACGGTTCGCGCGTTTGAGAACCACAGTGGTTGCACTTACTTTGACGACAAGGACCAGCTGAAGCCACTTGGCAAGATGGTCGAGGGCTTTGGTAATAATCCTGAAGAGGGTTATGAAGGCATGCGCTACAAGCAAACCTTCGGCAGTTACTCCCACGGACCAATCCTACGCAACCGTAATATCGCAGAGGCGTTTGCCGATATGATTGTTGCGCGGCATAAGGATCGCGTCGGCGTTGCCGTAACAGCTTAA
- a CDS encoding pyridoxamine 5'-phosphate oxidase family protein — MATLTDDMQQMIGAQLNFLATADENGKPQVGPKGTMRVLDEHHLIYNEQTGHHAWHNLHVNPRAAVASVDHPAMKGYRFEGPVEFHDDDQVYKDAVAFAEARHLPAVIAAVVITVDKIVRLDAGPHAGEVIEED, encoded by the coding sequence ATGGCAACTTTAACTGATGATATGCAACAGATGATTGGCGCCCAGCTCAACTTCCTGGCAACGGCAGACGAGAACGGCAAGCCGCAAGTTGGTCCAAAGGGCACGATGCGTGTACTGGACGAGCATCACTTGATTTATAACGAACAGACTGGGCATCATGCATGGCACAACCTGCATGTGAACCCACGCGCTGCCGTTGCGAGTGTTGATCACCCAGCAATGAAGGGCTACCGTTTTGAAGGCCCCGTCGAGTTCCACGATGATGACCAGGTGTACAAGGACGCCGTTGCGTTTGCTGAGGCCCGTCATTTACCAGCAGTGATTGCTGCAGTTGTCATTACCGTTGACAAGATTGTGCGTCTTGACGCCGGCCCACATGCGGGCGAGGTTATCGAGGAAGACTAG
- a CDS encoding bacteriocin immunity protein, with the protein MQNDDARQALAGLTDQLFNQISKHDTTDLDNLKDVLIRVNQHIDSKDPVVTANRLANYIYFVGFTDHVALTQEASDIVKQIAALGKTAGVNGSYRAWYSDSSQF; encoded by the coding sequence ATGCAAAACGATGATGCACGACAAGCACTCGCAGGCCTGACCGATCAGCTGTTTAATCAGATTAGTAAGCACGATACAACCGATCTGGATAATTTAAAGGATGTTCTGATTCGTGTCAACCAACACATCGACTCGAAAGACCCAGTCGTGACGGCTAATCGACTTGCTAACTATATTTACTTTGTTGGCTTCACGGACCACGTTGCCCTCACACAAGAGGCGTCTGATATCGTCAAGCAAATTGCGGCACTTGGTAAAACTGCTGGCGTTAATGGGTCTTACAGAGCGTGGTACTCAGACAGCAGCCAATTTTAA
- a CDS encoding bacteriocin immunity protein: protein MFNNRKYAEERETASQEVQELSSLLVAEDNQSPQMLDIIDVLGQVSKRLDKVKDPAPLINRLVNYIRISASNGRLDFSKDQEKLMIELGYISQKAGRNGLYMADFSDKSQFYGFTEQMPIRTPGTTRY, encoded by the coding sequence TTGTTTAACAATCGCAAGTATGCAGAGGAACGTGAAACCGCAAGCCAAGAAGTGCAGGAACTGAGCAGTTTGCTGGTGGCAGAAGATAATCAATCGCCACAAATGTTGGATATTATTGATGTTCTAGGACAGGTCAGCAAGCGCCTTGACAAGGTGAAGGACCCAGCACCGTTAATCAATCGATTGGTCAACTATATTCGCATCAGCGCAAGCAACGGCCGTCTTGATTTTTCAAAGGATCAGGAGAAACTAATGATTGAGCTTGGCTATATTAGCCAAAAAGCGGGTCGCAATGGCTTATATATGGCCGACTTTTCCGACAAATCTCAATTCTACGGGTTCACTGAACAGATGCCGATTCGGACGCCAGGTACGACACGTTATTAG
- a CDS encoding CvpA family protein: MIFTIIIGIWLIAAIAKGWQNGLAATVISAVGGVLIWFAAFHFYPQLAGVIGRGQTTMGYALTAFFIIVVVGYLILHGLLMAARSLKWIPIIKQANSIGGALLAGAFNYLLIFVTLALALMIDTPWVQNQYNDSKTAQFIVNKTPLLSSNAIQNWINDGSDDQNTPDDSTDPTNQSSSSSSESSRDVDAASASDSNNSSDQTQNPEQKQGFGARAVQWFDNIFH; encoded by the coding sequence GTGATTTTTACAATTATTATCGGCATCTGGCTAATCGCTGCGATTGCCAAGGGCTGGCAGAATGGCCTCGCCGCTACCGTCATCTCGGCGGTGGGCGGGGTGCTGATCTGGTTTGCGGCATTTCATTTCTACCCGCAACTGGCTGGTGTGATTGGCCGTGGCCAAACGACGATGGGCTATGCGCTGACGGCGTTTTTCATTATCGTCGTGGTCGGTTACCTCATTTTGCACGGCTTGTTAATGGCGGCACGGTCGCTCAAATGGATTCCAATTATCAAACAGGCCAATAGCATCGGCGGCGCGCTCTTGGCGGGGGCGTTCAACTACTTGCTCATCTTCGTGACGCTGGCACTGGCCCTCATGATTGATACGCCTTGGGTTCAAAATCAGTACAACGATTCCAAAACGGCACAGTTTATCGTGAATAAAACGCCGCTGCTCTCCAGCAATGCGATTCAAAACTGGATCAACGACGGTAGCGACGATCAAAACACGCCCGATGATTCGACAGACCCAACGAATCAGTCGAGTAGCAGTTCTAGTGAATCCAGTCGCGATGTGGACGCTGCTAGTGCGTCAGACAGCAACAATTCGTCGGATCAGACGCAAAACCCAGAGCAGAAGCAGGGCTTTGGGGCCAGGGCAGTACAATGGTTCGATAACATCTTTCACTAG
- a CDS encoding LBP_cg2779 family protein produces the protein MSESNQISAFAEEIIDFQRRNHLTDTDMALNSHVSVEHIHNIKAMRETAEPEVISALRSYMEHKPSGK, from the coding sequence GTGAGTGAATCAAATCAGATTAGCGCGTTTGCAGAAGAAATTATCGATTTCCAGCGTCGTAATCACCTTACTGACACTGACATGGCGCTGAACAGCCACGTTTCTGTTGAACACATTCATAACATTAAGGCGATGCGGGAGACTGCGGAGCCGGAAGTCATCTCCGCTCTGCGCAGTTACATGGAACACAAGCCGAGTGGTAAGTAA
- a CDS encoding LVIS_2131 family protein, whose translation MNVWNLIGIVAWIILVVYLIFIIRNIRQRHIKMIVGGKHNSGRTIAIDIVEVLIFLAVGWGLLYAAWFRGVDYNSKDDVSVKYEYAPLVIQTDSDQSYYVATSSQNPKSPIRRYTYWSDGAKNTVSSQNADIAANASLMPVRASAYPWPAAQMKKLRQLNKETDSAFAATIKARYKNTFMNGLGMRAGREADYFTILRVPNEQLIEVKPMAK comes from the coding sequence ATGAACGTTTGGAATCTAATCGGGATTGTGGCCTGGATTATCCTGGTCGTTTACCTGATTTTCATCATCAGAAACATTCGCCAGCGCCACATCAAGATGATTGTGGGCGGCAAGCACAACTCTGGCCGCACGATTGCAATTGATATCGTTGAAGTGCTGATTTTCCTAGCTGTGGGCTGGGGCTTGCTGTACGCAGCCTGGTTCCGCGGTGTGGATTACAACAGCAAGGACGACGTCTCCGTGAAGTATGAATACGCGCCATTAGTCATTCAGACCGACAGTGATCAGTCCTACTACGTTGCGACCAGCAGTCAAAATCCGAAGTCACCGATTCGCCGCTACACATACTGGAGTGATGGGGCGAAGAACACCGTCAGCAGTCAGAACGCGGACATCGCGGCTAACGCTAGCCTAATGCCGGTTCGCGCCTCGGCTTACCCTTGGCCAGCAGCGCAAATGAAGAAGTTGCGTCAGCTGAATAAGGAGACGGACTCCGCGTTTGCGGCAACGATTAAGGCCAGGTACAAGAACACCTTCATGAACGGCTTGGGGATGCGCGCGGGTCGTGAGGCGGATTACTTCACCATCTTGCGGGTGCCTAACGAGCAGTTGATTGAAGTTAAACCAATGGCAAAGTAA
- a CDS encoding FAD-dependent oxidoreductase, with amino-acid sequence MKTIVIGCTHAGTAAVQEMLARDNQTEVYVYERRNDIVFLSCGIYLYLEGVVDSLAKVFYAKPADLEKMGPNVHINMRHDVIAVHPDTKTVDVQNLVTGEISTETYDKIIMATGSYPIVPSIKGVNTPGVYLCKTYDDAMAIKEAGIDAKSIAIVGGGYIGTELAEALTRRGYDVTMISSRKHILGHYVDQNMADQIMNDMIAGGVNVLNDERVEKFDTAGEGKVYIKTTHGELTADMAICCVGFSPTTELVSGMVNMTKQNAIIVNDYMQTSNPDIYATGDSAAVHNNVTGKDAYAPLATNAVRMGRIAGANVVNYKSMRYMGTQSTSALSLFDHTMATTGLTYEHAIKYAPDTARSVHLRDNYRPEFMPTTDPIDMTLIYDHATRKIMGAQFYSKQDVSNCANLLSVMIQNKNTIDDLAYVDMLFNPNFDRPWNYMNLLGQAAVEKERVDNK; translated from the coding sequence ATGAAAACAATTGTGATTGGCTGCACTCATGCCGGCACCGCTGCCGTGCAGGAGATGTTAGCCCGGGACAACCAAACCGAGGTTTATGTTTACGAACGACGAAATGACATCGTCTTTCTTTCGTGTGGCATCTACCTGTACTTAGAGGGCGTGGTGGACTCCTTAGCCAAGGTGTTCTATGCCAAGCCTGCTGATTTGGAAAAGATGGGGCCCAATGTGCACATCAACATGCGTCACGATGTCATCGCGGTGCACCCGGATACCAAGACGGTGGACGTTCAGAACTTGGTTACTGGTGAGATTAGCACCGAAACCTACGACAAGATTATTATGGCCACGGGTTCATACCCTATCGTGCCAAGCATCAAGGGTGTGAACACCCCAGGGGTTTACCTCTGCAAAACGTACGATGACGCGATGGCGATTAAAGAAGCTGGTATTGATGCGAAGTCGATTGCCATTGTGGGCGGGGGCTACATTGGCACCGAACTGGCAGAAGCCCTAACGCGCCGCGGTTATGATGTCACCATGATCAGCAGCCGCAAACATATTTTGGGTCACTATGTTGATCAAAACATGGCGGATCAAATTATGAATGACATGATTGCAGGCGGCGTTAACGTGCTGAACGATGAGCGGGTAGAAAAGTTCGACACTGCCGGCGAGGGCAAAGTCTACATCAAGACCACACACGGTGAATTGACCGCGGACATGGCGATTTGCTGCGTGGGCTTTTCGCCAACAACGGAATTGGTTTCTGGGATGGTGAACATGACCAAACAGAATGCCATTATCGTGAATGACTACATGCAGACGAGCAATCCTGATATCTATGCAACGGGTGATTCCGCTGCTGTGCACAACAACGTGACGGGCAAGGATGCCTACGCTCCCCTGGCGACGAATGCTGTCCGCATGGGCCGGATTGCGGGTGCCAACGTGGTGAACTACAAATCCATGCGTTACATGGGTACCCAGTCGACGAGTGCGCTCAGCCTCTTTGACCACACGATGGCCACGACGGGATTGACCTACGAGCATGCGATTAAGTACGCGCCAGATACAGCGCGGTCCGTGCACTTGCGCGACAACTACCGGCCTGAATTTATGCCGACGACTGATCCGATTGACATGACGCTGATTTACGACCACGCCACCCGCAAGATTATGGGTGCACAGTTCTACAGCAAACAAGACGTATCCAACTGCGCGAACCTGTTGTCTGTCATGATCCAAAACAAGAACACGATTGACGACTTAGCCTACGTGGATATGTTATTCAACCCCAACTTTGACCGGCCATGGAACTACATGAACCTGCTCGGTCAGGCCGCTGTCGAGAAGGAACGCGTAGACAACAAGTAA
- a CDS encoding phosphoketolase → MASQTDYDSPEYFDLMTRYWEAANYLSVGQLYLMDNPLLQRPLKASDVKPYPIGHWGTISGQNFIYAHLNRVINKFGVNMFYIEGPGHGGQVMVSNAFLDGHYSEVYPEIPQNKTGMQRMFKRFSFPGGVASHASAQTPGSMHEGGELGYSLSHAVGAILDNPDVIAATVIGDGETETGPLAASWFSGTFINPINDGAVLPIIHMNGFKISNPTILSRKSDEDVGKYLEGAGWAPVFVEGNDPKKLNPELAKAMDGAIESIQAIQKHARETGDTKEPRWPVIVVRTPKGWTGPKEWDAEPIEGSFRAHQIPIPVKQSDMSHADDLTKWMKSYHPEQQFTADGELVPELKALVPAKDKRMSANPITNGGIDPKPLVLPDYRKFALDNTKRGQNLKQDMIVWSDYLAQMIKDNPDNFRIFGPDETMSNRLYGLFEVAKRQWLEPIDKHTDEKMSPAGRIIDSQLSEHQSEGFSEGYSLTGRHSLFTSYEAFLRVVDSMITQYFKWIKEADEQPWRRHYPSLNIVSTSTSFQQDHNGYTHQDPGILTHVAEKTAKYVREYLPADANSMLAISPKLFSSEQTVNILIASKQPRPQFYSIDEATVLANDGLARIDWASTDAGSAPDVVMVAAGTEPNMESLAAIDILHKRFPDLKIRFINVVDLLKLRTPEIDPRGLSDEEFNSYFTADKPVIFAFHGYEGLIRDIWFPRQNRQLRVHGYREEGDITTPFDMRVLNELDRYHLAKDAVMSIPALAEKSADFIQEMDNKLQQHHDYIRTYGEDMPEVRDWEWTDLK, encoded by the coding sequence ATGGCTTCACAAACTGATTACGATTCACCAGAATATTTTGACCTCATGACTCGCTACTGGGAGGCTGCCAACTATCTATCTGTTGGTCAGCTCTACTTGATGGACAACCCGCTCTTGCAGCGGCCCCTGAAGGCAAGCGACGTCAAGCCATACCCGATTGGCCACTGGGGCACCATCTCTGGCCAGAACTTTATCTATGCACACCTCAACCGTGTGATTAATAAGTTCGGGGTAAACATGTTCTATATCGAAGGCCCAGGTCATGGTGGCCAAGTGATGGTCTCGAACGCTTTCCTTGACGGCCATTACTCAGAAGTTTACCCAGAGATTCCGCAGAACAAGACCGGGATGCAGCGCATGTTCAAACGCTTTAGTTTCCCAGGCGGTGTGGCTAGTCATGCCAGTGCGCAGACACCTGGCTCCATGCACGAAGGTGGCGAGCTGGGTTACTCCCTGAGTCACGCGGTGGGTGCCATTTTGGACAACCCAGACGTGATTGCGGCTACCGTTATCGGGGATGGTGAAACCGAAACCGGACCACTGGCTGCTAGCTGGTTCTCTGGCACGTTCATCAACCCAATCAACGATGGGGCTGTGCTGCCAATCATTCACATGAACGGGTTTAAGATCAGCAACCCAACCATTCTCAGCCGCAAGAGCGACGAGGATGTTGGCAAGTACCTTGAGGGTGCTGGCTGGGCACCTGTCTTCGTTGAAGGCAATGACCCTAAGAAGCTGAACCCTGAACTGGCCAAGGCAATGGACGGCGCCATCGAATCCATCCAGGCCATTCAGAAGCACGCCCGCGAAACTGGCGACACCAAGGAACCACGCTGGCCCGTCATTGTTGTACGGACACCTAAGGGCTGGACTGGCCCTAAGGAATGGGACGCTGAACCTATCGAAGGCAGTTTCCGTGCCCACCAGATTCCAATCCCGGTTAAGCAGTCTGACATGTCCCATGCCGATGACTTGACCAAGTGGATGAAGTCTTACCACCCAGAGCAGCAGTTTACCGCAGATGGTGAACTGGTACCCGAACTGAAGGCTTTGGTTCCTGCTAAGGACAAGCGTATGTCAGCTAACCCAATTACCAACGGCGGGATTGATCCTAAGCCGTTGGTATTGCCTGACTACCGCAAGTTTGCCTTGGACAACACCAAGCGCGGCCAGAACCTGAAGCAGGACATGATTGTTTGGTCTGACTACCTGGCCCAGATGATTAAGGACAACCCTGACAACTTCCGCATCTTCGGACCTGATGAGACGATGAGCAACCGGCTCTACGGCTTGTTCGAAGTTGCAAAGCGGCAGTGGCTCGAACCAATCGACAAGCACACGGACGAAAAGATGTCCCCAGCCGGCCGGATTATTGATTCCCAGTTGTCTGAACACCAGAGTGAAGGCTTTAGCGAAGGCTACAGCCTGACCGGTCGTCACAGCTTGTTCACTAGCTACGAAGCCTTCCTGCGTGTCGTGGATTCCATGATTACCCAGTACTTCAAGTGGATCAAGGAAGCCGACGAACAGCCATGGCGTCGTCACTACCCATCCCTGAACATTGTGTCCACCTCGACCAGTTTCCAGCAGGACCACAACGGTTACACGCACCAAGATCCTGGTATCCTGACCCATGTTGCCGAAAAGACTGCCAAGTACGTGCGTGAATACTTGCCAGCTGACGCCAACTCAATGCTGGCCATTTCGCCAAAGCTGTTTAGTAGCGAGCAGACGGTTAACATCCTGATTGCCTCCAAGCAGCCACGGCCTCAGTTCTACAGCATCGATGAAGCCACCGTTTTGGCCAACGATGGGCTCGCCCGGATTGACTGGGCTAGCACCGATGCTGGCAGCGCCCCTGACGTTGTCATGGTTGCCGCTGGGACTGAGCCAAACATGGAAAGCCTTGCTGCAATCGACATTCTGCACAAACGCTTCCCAGACCTAAAGATTCGCTTCATCAACGTTGTGGATCTCCTCAAGTTGCGGACGCCAGAGATTGACCCACGTGGCCTGAGTGATGAAGAGTTCAATTCTTACTTCACGGCCGACAAGCCTGTCATCTTTGCCTTCCACGGCTACGAAGGCCTCATCCGCGACATCTGGTTCCCTCGTCAGAACCGGCAGCTGCGGGTTCACGGTTACCGTGAAGAAGGGGACATCACGACACCATTTGATATGCGTGTCCTCAACGAACTCGACCGTTACCACTTGGCCAAGGACGCTGTGATGTCGATTCCCGCACTGGCTGAAAAGTCTGCTGACTTCATCCAGGAAATGGATAACAAGCTCCAGCAGCATCACGACTACATCCGGACTTATGGCGAAGACATGCCAGAAGTTCGCGACTGGGAGTGGACTGACCTGAAATAG